A region from the Lentisphaera profundi genome encodes:
- a CDS encoding CPBP family intramembrane glutamic endopeptidase, which produces MEEQPKEVIDSLENIPRKEFVPNFGSKTLPIKKDDRKVMPELPKEALESTPLLSPKQLTMWGIIEALFIVLFQQALMVIFIKIFGIGLIVAASYSATVILFYYLFRTYIRKKVFHITLHGQGIKDNLILVAQGVFLCFLVAFAYDFILKLLDYTPKAQQVELLLQQKDFTLVAAYFMLVYSAPIWEEIVFRGILQDGLQQSVSPTTAIISTGIIFGLIHFDPDQMVPLILLGCIFGWMYHKSQSVFPSIIAHSFVNTLGAVNLFGEFGK; this is translated from the coding sequence GTGGAAGAACAGCCAAAAGAAGTAATAGACTCACTCGAGAATATTCCCCGTAAAGAATTTGTTCCCAATTTTGGGAGCAAGACTTTACCCATAAAAAAAGATGACCGCAAAGTGATGCCAGAGCTTCCAAAAGAAGCTTTGGAGTCGACGCCATTACTGAGTCCTAAGCAGCTCACTATGTGGGGTATTATTGAAGCATTGTTCATAGTTTTGTTTCAACAGGCCCTCATGGTCATCTTTATTAAAATCTTTGGCATCGGCTTAATTGTCGCTGCATCATACTCTGCGACCGTCATCCTTTTTTATTACCTATTCCGTACTTACATCAGGAAAAAGGTTTTTCATATCACCCTCCATGGGCAAGGCATTAAAGATAACCTCATTCTCGTTGCTCAAGGAGTTTTCCTTTGTTTCCTCGTAGCTTTTGCCTATGACTTCATTCTCAAGCTCCTCGATTACACCCCAAAAGCGCAACAGGTAGAACTCTTACTTCAACAGAAAGATTTCACCCTCGTTGCTGCGTATTTCATGCTTGTTTATTCCGCTCCTATTTGGGAAGAAATTGTTTTTCGTGGCATCCTACAAGATGGCCTTCAACAAAGTGTCTCTCCCACTACTGCGATCATTTCAACAGGTATTATTTTCGGCCTTATCCATTTTGACCCCGATCAAATGGTCCCACTCATTTTACTCGGTTGCATCTTTGGCTGGATGTATCACAAGAGTCAATCCGTGTTTCCTTCCATCATTGCTCATAGCTTTGTGAATACTTTGGGTGCCGTCAACCTCTTTGGCGAATTCGGAAAATAA
- a CDS encoding c-type cytochrome domain-containing protein, with amino-acid sequence MRNNKLFICISSLFLSFTAFASDAVAAGADPEAQQTLFMKMIRAITFTSDGNIPDFFIFLGRHHPLILHLPVGLLAVIAFLEIFSWWRKVEIYDEAMYILCWIAAVTSVGAAGLGILLALPGGYNPELLSRHGWLGLAVAVAAILALYLKHHYRKDKIMAKRHRFRGAIFIACVLMGFAGHDGGSLTHGTEYLFEYAPDPLRQMTGRSKKTVKEKETKIKKLPYFEAKVLPIFEKHCVSCHGEEKMKGKLKLNNILGIMRRYDKIIAPGHAMDSELYALLVTEDTEEIMPPEGNSILTKEEKAIIHDWIDGGASFSDIELKPMAKPAPTEVKMEKVEVNSETVKAIVDLSKLSVEQRFVHEKILPFFEAKCTKCHGEKKDKGDLRLHTIEMIKASFEEEVIIPGNPEDSWLYDSLITDDEDSLMPPPKEKNPVTKEEIAMIKEWIKNGAKGLE; translated from the coding sequence ATGAGAAACAATAAACTTTTCATCTGTATCTCCTCACTCTTTCTAAGTTTTACTGCTTTCGCGTCTGACGCTGTTGCAGCTGGCGCAGACCCCGAGGCTCAACAAACTCTCTTCATGAAAATGATCCGAGCGATCACTTTCACCTCTGATGGCAACATCCCCGATTTTTTCATTTTCCTCGGTCGTCATCATCCCCTCATTCTTCACCTCCCCGTTGGACTGCTTGCGGTTATTGCTTTCCTCGAAATATTCTCTTGGTGGCGCAAAGTCGAAATCTATGACGAGGCTATGTATATCCTCTGTTGGATTGCTGCAGTTACATCTGTAGGCGCCGCGGGGCTTGGCATCCTCCTAGCTCTCCCTGGTGGTTATAATCCTGAACTCCTTTCACGTCACGGCTGGCTCGGACTCGCCGTTGCAGTCGCAGCAATCCTGGCTCTATACCTCAAGCACCATTACCGCAAAGACAAAATCATGGCTAAGCGTCACCGCTTCCGTGGTGCCATCTTTATTGCTTGCGTGCTCATGGGTTTTGCCGGCCACGATGGCGGTTCACTTACTCACGGAACTGAATACCTCTTTGAATATGCTCCCGATCCCCTCCGTCAAATGACGGGTCGCTCAAAAAAGACTGTGAAAGAAAAAGAAACGAAAATCAAAAAGCTTCCTTATTTCGAAGCCAAAGTTCTGCCCATCTTTGAAAAGCATTGTGTCTCTTGTCACGGCGAAGAAAAAATGAAGGGCAAACTCAAGCTCAACAATATTTTAGGCATTATGCGTCGCTACGACAAAATCATTGCTCCTGGTCATGCCATGGACTCAGAACTTTACGCCTTACTTGTCACTGAGGATACAGAAGAAATCATGCCCCCAGAAGGCAATTCAATACTCACTAAAGAAGAAAAAGCTATTATCCATGATTGGATTGATGGTGGAGCCTCTTTCAGTGATATCGAGCTTAAACCCATGGCTAAACCCGCTCCCACAGAAGTCAAAATGGAAAAAGTTGAAGTCAACTCTGAAACCGTGAAAGCCATTGTTGATCTAAGTAAACTTTCTGTAGAACAAAGATTTGTTCACGAAAAAATCCTTCCTTTCTTTGAAGCTAAATGTACCAAGTGTCACGGCGAGAAGAAAGATAAGGGCGACTTGCGTTTACATACGATTGAAATGATCAAAGCTTCTTTTGAAGAGGAAGTCATTATCCCTGGCAATCCCGAGGATTCCTGGCTCTATGATTCGCTTATTACTGATGACGAAGACTCTCTCATGCCTCCGCCAAAAGAGAAAAATCCCGTTACAAAAGAAGAAATTGCCATGATCAAAGAATGGATCAAAAACGGCGCCAAAGGCTTGGAGTAA
- a CDS encoding DUF1214 domain-containing protein: protein MKKFSLIPLALIGMIFSSCSSSKPSVFDDMCTTEVSVKNFVRAETDMQMKGYVHAFNAFGQLHHNRAMYDVTKQITIRPNTDTLYSFGIYDLTTPVKLSMPKLDRYQSAMIVNQDHSLFAAYEGDHDFTQDKIGTRYVFIVIRTFVDPNDEADLENAHKAQDMIKISQKSRGRFSITRWDVKSLEAKRQQLAEIAGLLSGTQGMFGKKEDLNPVIHLVGTAYGWGGLPEKDAFYNLGEVENNDGKALYSLTVKDVPVDGFWSVTVYNQKGYFDINERGVYSINSKTAKRNEDGSVTVNFGGDSSQANVLDIMPGWNYAIRLYKPQQSILDGTWNFPKPSELK, encoded by the coding sequence ATGAAAAAATTTAGCCTCATCCCATTAGCCTTAATAGGCATGATATTTTCCTCTTGCTCATCATCTAAGCCTAGTGTTTTTGATGACATGTGCACCACCGAAGTAAGCGTGAAAAACTTTGTCCGCGCAGAGACTGACATGCAAATGAAAGGTTATGTCCATGCCTTTAATGCTTTTGGCCAATTGCATCACAATCGCGCCATGTACGACGTCACTAAACAAATCACTATACGACCTAATACCGATACGCTTTACTCCTTTGGTATCTACGACCTTACTACACCCGTAAAACTTAGCATGCCAAAGCTCGATCGTTATCAATCCGCCATGATTGTTAACCAAGATCACTCTCTCTTTGCAGCCTATGAAGGCGATCATGATTTTACTCAAGACAAAATAGGGACTCGCTATGTCTTCATTGTCATACGCACCTTTGTTGACCCCAATGATGAAGCGGATCTAGAAAATGCTCACAAAGCACAAGATATGATTAAAATCTCACAAAAATCTAGAGGTCGCTTCTCTATTACTCGATGGGATGTGAAATCCCTAGAAGCTAAACGTCAGCAATTAGCAGAGATTGCAGGCTTGCTTTCAGGTACTCAAGGAATGTTTGGTAAAAAGGAAGACCTCAATCCTGTGATCCATCTTGTTGGCACGGCTTACGGTTGGGGCGGACTTCCTGAGAAAGACGCTTTTTACAACTTAGGCGAAGTCGAAAATAATGATGGTAAAGCCCTCTATTCGCTCACAGTTAAAGACGTGCCCGTTGATGGCTTCTGGTCGGTCACGGTTTACAATCAAAAAGGTTACTTTGACATTAACGAGCGTGGGGTTTATTCAATCAATAGCAAGACCGCCAAACGCAATGAAGATGGCTCTGTAACAGTTAACTTTGGTGGTGATTCTAGCCAAGCAAACGTCTTAGATATTATGCCTGGTTGGAATTATGCTATTCGCTTATATAAACCTCAGCAAAGCATCCTCGATGGCACATGGAATTTCCCGAAACCGAGTGAGCTTAAATAA